The Papio anubis isolate 15944 chromosome 2, Panubis1.0, whole genome shotgun sequence region GAGAAATTATGCTAACAGATGTATACATGATACACTGGGTGGGATTCAGGATAGACTGATATATGTGTACACTTATCTATATATACATGCCTCAAATCCAATATTTAAGGGAATAACTATAATGGCCACTTATTTGTCTAATGCTTTACCAGTTGCAAAGAGTTTAACCTTTAACATATGGTGAAGAATCCAACGGGAGAGACAGCAAATATAAACAACAATCTGAAAAGGGCccaatttaaaaagacacaaatgaaacataaaaattataataaagttCCAATTTAGTAAAGTCTGCTAGTGGGAATTTGTATCACATTTGggccattttttttcaaaaacaatcatTTAAGTTTATTCAGTCTTTGAGAGTAAAAACAGGAAttcctttatttctgtggtaCCGTCTATTTAATCCAGCAAATCTCCATTAGGGCTCTAGAGCAATTCTTTTGCAGAAAATTTGATTTCCATAATCCTTGTAGAacagacatttatattttaaatggattgGTTCATAATTCTTTGAAATTTACAACCTGCAGAGAGAGATTCCATTGCCCTGAATAATATACAGATATAAGATAGGATTGAAATAGTGCCATACCGCTGGGTGTCTCTGTCCTTTCTCTGCTGGTACTTTTTAACCGTAATCTTCTTCTGTTATTATTCTTATCTGCTGATGGTTCTTGAGGGGGATGTGGATGCATAATAGGTAGATTGGCTGCTACATTTTCATATCAAAGAACAAAAGCCAGAACAGAAAGTGCTATATGGCTTGAAGTAACTCAGTAAATATAATTATTGCTATAATGAGAATATTCATGTACAATTTTGACATAACCTGAAGATACATCAAAAACACAACTTCATAGAACATAGGCATTTATTCCTATTCCAATATTGGGATCTTATGAGGCTTTCAAAATTACCGGTACACTTTATTCCGGTAATACAACCTTATAGAGGGCTAAAGTAATTTGACTAATGTTAATCATACAACAtggtatatttaaaaacattaaaaaatgaaattgacagCCAACACAGAAAAATTACTTCTTCCTTTAAAAGAGGAAGCATAGATAACTATACTTTCAACAACAGCTTAGAGAGCAGCTTCCAAAAGAGCTCTGGAGAACTGAGGTCAAGCCGAAGAAGAATTTTTAAGCattatttaattttgcaataATAATCATCATAACAGCATTTAATATTTCCTGAATGCTTAATTTCTTGGTGCAATATTATGCACTTAACAGGTTTTTCCCCTGAATCCTCACAATGACCCTTTGAGGCACCTGTTGTTTATTATTAGCATTAGTGCCAGTAGTAATgccattcccattttgcagaggagaaaactgaggttcacagCATTTAAGAAACTTGATCAAGGACTCACTGACAGGCAGCTAGGACTGGatatctttttttccattttcttatctcAGTTTCATACTGCACGAGGGAAATTTTCTGTGACAGTGATcattaatttgtaaataatataaaatgaacttAAATGTCCTCCCTTTTCAACTCTCACTAAAGTCAGATCAGTAAGGGTAGAAAAAGTGACAGGGAATTCTAAGTCTTGGGTTCTGGTCTAAATTCTTTCTAAAGGTTACAAACTGCAAATCACTTTACCTCTTTGCTTGACTTTAAatctctatctgtaaaatgggacaaaaATCCTTTTTCACTTacagggtttattttatttttgttgtatcagtgagagaaaagaaagagtacCTTACAAATGGAAGAGattaattaaaagataatatcAAGCTAACAACACTTAAAATGCACATGGCATTTCCAAAATATAGTGATAATGGAATGCTATTTTATTTCTGCATCagttatcataaaataaaatacagggtATTATAGCAATTTGAAATaatggagaaaacagaatgatAGATTTCAGAAGCTAATAtaagaatttcaaatatatttcaaaatccaCCACCCTTTTCATTGTTAAATGACAATTCTCTAGACTTAAGAACTAGACTTGAATATAACTGCTGATTTATCTTAACAAGAACATTTCTCACTATTTTCACTAGCTATCAATCTTTATGCATGATTCTTTCTTACCATGAATAGGTACAGTCTGCTTTATGtggtgaatattttctttatttccttgctCCTCAGACTCAGGTATCAGCAAGGCTGACATTTCTGTACCATTAACACGCTTCTCTACAGTGGACGGCTGGCATGATCGGTTATTTTTGGACCCAATGGATCTCACTGTCTGTAAAGATAAGGAATTAatctgctaattttaaaatacagcaacTACATTTGTTTTCTGTAGAAGCTATATAGAAAACATAATATTTGGACCAACGAAGAGTGAGAAAAAAACTAGAGGAAAAGAGGTTAAGATGTGAGGGAAAGGGAAATTATTATAGGAAATTAGAAATGGAAGGAGGaaaataatgagataaaataGAAGACATGCAAGTCTCCTAGccacataaattaaaatttgccTATTTGCTACACTCCATCTTCAGTAGGTAGAAGTCGAATTAAAAATCACTGCGTATGTCAGAAATTcggaggaaattaaaaataaaaaacctaacatTTGAGAATCTGTTCATCGTAAGGTGTCTGGTTATGATCCAACTCCTCTGAAAGAGACAGCAAAATGTGCTCACTTATATTTGCCTTTAAATTTTGGGaacatatttaatgaaaagaataCTTGAAAATGTTAATTATGTTGACACgacaaaaaggaaacactttGAAGTCTTTTAAAATCCAGAATTTCTGTTCCAAATTTATTCAAGCCTTCTGCTTTTGGCATGtagtgtctgtctgtctgtctgtctctccctccctccctctacaAGGGAAAGACACTCTTCCCTTACTAGGTCACTCACGCTTAGATAAGCTCTCCAAACCTTGCTCCTACCTCACTGGATATCCTCATGTTACTCCTTCTGCCAGAGAGTGGAGGTGGCCCAAGAACTTTGGATCCAAAGGCGATATGACAAACATCTTGATTTTTACTGTTCCGTGTACTACCTGTTCCTCTGTTAATGAACTGATCTGTTTTGTTAAAAGAAGGTAATAACAGTCCATTAATGGGTGTAATGACAAACATCACACTGCAATCTTTCTGAAAATCCAGTCCAGGTGCCATAGGATCCAaatctcccctctcccctcccccctcagCACTTATTAAAAGCACAGATACTAGGGCCCAACATCAGAGATACAAGATGTATAGAATTAGAATCTTGGTGGTATCACAGTACTTTTAATAAGTTCCCCCAAGGAATTTTTATACTCACCATCATTTTAGAACCACTGccaaaaagtttttctttaaaaaaaaaagggaaaagctacttaaaaatacatcttattttctctttaaggaaataatttaaataaaattattcaactcAACCTAACAAATATTTAACTGAGTACTCTCTCAGGCATTTCCTAGAGGCTGTCCGTGACACAAAATGGAGCCTGGAGAGGGGGACAAGACCAGTAAACAGGTCACCAACGTAAGGCAGACCAGTGGGAATGAAGAATACGTGACCTCTTCATGGACCCAGAATGATGGATACAATTTCAAGAATAAGAGATGTAGGATGCC contains the following coding sequences:
- the LOC116273676 gene encoding uncharacterized protein C3orf67 homolog, whose protein sequence is MAPGLDFQKDCSVMFVITPINGLLLPSFNKTDQFINRGTGSTRNSKNQDVCHIAFGSKVLGPPPLSGRRSNMRISSETVRSIGSKNNRSCQPSTVEKRVNGTEMSALLIPESEEQGNKENIHHIKQTVPIHAANLPIMHPHPPQEPSADKNNNRRRLRLKSTSRERTETPSGNSSGNNTNEDKAATVLTTVSQQEAGLLNSSTLGPQSPDQSDEWIFPENADHFSCLASSRQSLLLDDDSCHPSHLWLEASKESEHDQQAEESQSVPKDIFTFSSRPRSAPHGKTQTMSPEEVSFILDLKEDNSVTSRDTQSEDDFYGGDSSEEVHCLISEVVLKAQLFP